A genomic segment from Propionibacteriaceae bacterium ZF39 encodes:
- a CDS encoding alpha/beta fold hydrolase, producing the protein MADGGGIKGVVKGAAKLSKQLLEFSNILLTTDDATIGATPKEVVWTFRKTTLYRYRSTNRRHPVPILLTFALINRPDIFDLRPGNSFVEFLLEQGFDVFLVDWGVPNDEESDLGLDIYALDHLPAAIREVRRRSGAEEVTLIGWCMGAALTGIYLALTPDAPVRNWVPLTMPLDTENGTYQTWMGSTNFDVDHLASNVDSLPGWAVNTGNKLLKPIPNFVGTNLRLWNQVGDGSINKVSHQAMSKWVSDNPPFPAKAFSDWVHWMFKENALVKGQMEMRGRKVDLGNIKQSTLVVTASMDHIAPREGTLPLMDIIGSDDVHHMDRVGGHIGLMAGSKAKREIWPDIVAWLEPRSQ; encoded by the coding sequence ATGGCAGACGGAGGCGGAATCAAGGGCGTCGTGAAGGGCGCCGCAAAACTGTCGAAGCAACTGCTGGAGTTCTCCAACATCCTGCTGACCACCGATGATGCGACGATCGGGGCCACTCCCAAGGAAGTGGTCTGGACGTTTCGCAAGACGACGCTCTATCGCTATCGGAGCACCAACCGGCGCCACCCCGTGCCGATCCTGCTCACGTTCGCGCTGATCAACAGGCCGGACATCTTCGACCTGCGCCCGGGCAACTCGTTCGTCGAGTTCCTGCTGGAGCAGGGCTTCGACGTCTTCCTGGTCGACTGGGGCGTACCCAATGATGAGGAATCCGATCTCGGCCTGGATATCTATGCGCTCGACCACCTGCCTGCTGCCATCCGTGAGGTACGCCGCAGAAGTGGCGCCGAAGAGGTCACCCTCATCGGCTGGTGCATGGGTGCGGCCCTCACGGGCATCTACCTGGCGCTCACCCCGGATGCGCCGGTGCGCAACTGGGTGCCGCTGACGATGCCGCTCGACACCGAGAACGGCACCTATCAGACCTGGATGGGCAGCACGAACTTCGATGTGGACCACCTCGCGTCCAATGTCGATTCGCTGCCGGGCTGGGCCGTGAACACCGGCAACAAGTTGCTGAAGCCGATCCCCAACTTCGTCGGCACCAACCTCCGCCTCTGGAATCAGGTCGGGGACGGTTCGATCAACAAGGTCAGCCATCAGGCGATGTCCAAGTGGGTCAGCGACAATCCCCCCTTCCCGGCGAAGGCGTTCTCGGACTGGGTGCACTGGATGTTCAAGGAGAACGCGCTGGTCAAGGGCCAGATGGAGATGCGCGGCCGGAAGGTCGATCTCGGCAACATCAAGCAGTCCACCCTGGTCGTCACCGCGTCCATGGATCACATCGCGCCGCGCGAGGGGACACTGCCCCTCATGGACATCATCGGCTCCGACGATGTCCACCACATGGATCGCGTCGGCGGCCACATCGGCCTCATGGCCGGGTCCAAGGCGAAGCGGGAGATCTGGCCCGACATCGTCGCCTGGCTCGAACCGCGGAGCCAGTGA
- a CDS encoding IS630 family transposase, with translation MTTSPFVILPTAADLIVLTRRANSACAEHRQVIRAKIVLAAAQGCTNAAIAAELDLHVDTVRKWRKRYARSGLAGLMDLPRSGRPPVFTPVQVAQVKALACTPPADSGLPLARWSVLELAVEAVSQGVTPSISPSTISRWLAKDAIKPWQHRSWIFPRDPDFATKAGVVLDLYDRRWQGVELGDDEYVISADEKSQLQALRRRHPGLPAGPGRTRRVEFEYRRGGTLAYFAAYDVHHAHVIGTIAPKTGIAPFADLVHQVMTTEPYASARRVFWVVDNGSSHNGERSIERMNQAWPTATLVHLPVHASWLNEVEIYFSILQRKAIATGDFADLDDLATRILAFQQRYNATASPFDWKYTRHDLNDYLARLRRHDNNPEELTTPQAA, from the coding sequence GTGACCACTTCCCCGTTTGTCATCCTGCCCACCGCCGCTGACCTCATCGTGTTGACCCGTCGAGCCAACTCCGCCTGTGCCGAGCATCGGCAGGTCATCCGCGCCAAGATCGTCCTGGCCGCCGCCCAGGGCTGCACGAACGCCGCGATCGCCGCCGAGCTGGACCTGCACGTCGACACGGTCCGGAAGTGGCGCAAACGCTACGCCAGAAGCGGATTAGCCGGCCTGATGGACCTTCCCAGGTCCGGGCGGCCACCGGTGTTCACCCCGGTCCAGGTCGCCCAGGTCAAGGCGCTGGCCTGCACCCCACCCGCCGACAGCGGGCTCCCATTGGCACGCTGGTCGGTCCTGGAGCTGGCCGTCGAAGCAGTGTCCCAGGGCGTGACCCCCTCGATCAGCCCGAGCACGATCAGCCGCTGGCTGGCCAAGGATGCGATCAAACCGTGGCAACACCGGTCCTGGATCTTCCCCCGCGACCCCGACTTCGCCACCAAGGCCGGCGTCGTGCTGGACCTGTACGACCGCCGCTGGCAAGGCGTCGAGCTCGGCGACGACGAGTACGTGATCAGCGCTGATGAGAAGTCGCAGTTGCAGGCGCTACGACGCCGCCACCCCGGCCTGCCGGCCGGACCGGGACGAACCCGCAGGGTCGAGTTCGAGTACCGCCGCGGCGGCACCCTGGCCTACTTCGCCGCCTACGACGTCCATCACGCCCACGTGATCGGCACCATCGCCCCCAAGACCGGCATCGCACCCTTTGCCGACCTCGTCCACCAGGTGATGACCACCGAGCCCTACGCCTCAGCCCGCCGCGTGTTCTGGGTCGTGGACAATGGCTCCTCCCACAACGGGGAACGCTCCATCGAACGCATGAACCAAGCTTGGCCGACCGCCACCCTGGTGCACCTGCCGGTGCACGCATCGTGGCTGAACGAAGTCGAGATCTACTTCTCGATCCTGCAACGCAAGGCCATCGCCACCGGCGACTTCGCCGACCTCGACGACCTCGCCACCCGGATCCTGGCCTTCCAACAGCGTTACAACGCTACCGCCAGTCCGTTCGACTGGAAATACACCCGCCATGACCTCAACGACTACCTCGCACGCCTCCGCCGCCACGACAACAACCCCGAAGAACTCACCACCCCGCAAGCGGCCTGA
- a CDS encoding FCD domain-containing protein, whose translation MATQEISAKRAEQVARAIEDRIVALGWPVGRLIGSEQSLMEEHDASRGVLREAVRLLEHHGTARMRRGPGGGLVVQAPSANAVRRSAALLLHYRRTDMAALVAARKAMELTCLDLVADRMPEDPMIGGRLLASLQAEGIQPGYRGSEFHLTLARQCGNPVISLMAETLIELHGEALPDHGEPIDPEHVLLDHATCRDDHSVILDALTANNRSAARAALEEHLDRIADASLASNAGNSLLA comes from the coding sequence ATGGCCACCCAGGAGATCAGCGCAAAGCGAGCCGAGCAGGTCGCGCGAGCGATCGAGGATCGCATTGTGGCACTCGGGTGGCCGGTCGGTCGGCTCATCGGTTCCGAGCAGTCCCTGATGGAGGAACATGACGCGAGCCGAGGAGTGCTCCGCGAAGCGGTTCGCCTCCTCGAGCACCACGGCACCGCGCGCATGCGTCGCGGGCCGGGCGGAGGGCTCGTGGTCCAGGCCCCTTCCGCGAATGCTGTCCGACGGTCCGCCGCCCTGCTGCTCCACTATCGCCGCACCGACATGGCAGCGCTGGTCGCGGCCCGGAAGGCGATGGAACTCACCTGTCTCGATCTCGTTGCCGATCGCATGCCGGAAGATCCGATGATCGGCGGGCGCCTGCTCGCCAGCCTCCAGGCCGAAGGCATCCAGCCGGGCTACCGGGGGTCGGAGTTCCATCTCACGCTGGCCCGCCAGTGCGGCAATCCCGTGATCAGCCTGATGGCCGAAACGCTGATCGAACTCCACGGGGAGGCACTGCCGGATCACGGCGAACCAATCGATCCCGAGCACGTGCTGCTCGATCATGCGACGTGCCGCGACGACCATTCGGTCATCCTCGACGCCCTCACCGCCAACAACCGCTCAGCAGCCCGCGCCGCACTCGAGGAACACCTCGATCGAATCGCCGACGCGAGCCTGGCGAGCAATGCCGGAAACAGTCTTCTCGCCTGA
- a CDS encoding LPXTG cell wall anchor domain-containing protein, with translation MSVTFARRAAAALVTSTALVSFASLPAFAAPGDIKVGETTATTPGGNDPTITGCSVRVFIENYDAGDVSISFTATRTNEDIAFTGTSPVTVPASGETSADFTLAAEHLAVSGGTPIKVEVTRAGGGPGNSATDSTNFKMICTASTDPTTSPDPTPSPDPTPSPDPTTLPDATASPTATASPDATATPDTTASPDPTASPDATASPTATASPTATVKPPKKVNSGGETDNSGLVFLGIAGAGLAAAAGFGLTRRRKG, from the coding sequence ATGTCCGTTACCTTTGCCCGCCGCGCTGCCGCGGCTCTTGTCACTTCGACGGCTCTCGTCTCCTTTGCCTCGTTGCCGGCTTTTGCCGCACCGGGTGATATCAAGGTGGGGGAGACCACCGCCACAACGCCCGGAGGGAATGACCCCACGATCACGGGATGCTCCGTGCGGGTGTTCATCGAGAATTACGACGCCGGTGACGTCTCGATTTCATTCACGGCGACGCGAACAAACGAGGACATCGCCTTTACCGGCACTTCGCCCGTTACTGTTCCCGCATCCGGTGAGACCTCTGCTGACTTCACCCTGGCGGCGGAGCACTTGGCGGTCTCCGGTGGCACCCCGATCAAGGTCGAGGTCACCCGTGCAGGGGGCGGTCCGGGCAACAGCGCAACGGACTCCACGAATTTCAAGATGATCTGCACCGCGTCCACCGACCCGACGACGTCACCTGACCCCACGCCGTCACCGGATCCCACGCCGTCACCGGATCCCACCACGTTACCTGACGCGACGGCTTCGCCTACAGCGACCGCGTCACCTGACGCGACGGCGACACCCGACACGACCGCCTCACCCGATCCCACCGCGTCACCCGACGCGACGGCTTCGCCGACAGCGACCGCGTCCCCCACCGCGACCGTCAAGCCGCCGAAGAAGGTCAACTCCGGCGGTGAGACCGACAACTCCGGTCTGGTCTTCCTCGGCATCGCCGGTGCCGGCCTGGCTGCCGCTGCCGGCTTCGGGCTGACCCGCCGTCGCAAGGGCTGA
- a CDS encoding ATP-dependent DNA ligase, whose protein sequence is MPVTLPVTPPVKPMLAKAVKEIPPDRFYEPKWDGFRSIVFVDGDEVVLGSRNERPLTRYFPELVAQFARQFKMPCVLDGEIVVPGEGRRRLEFEWLQQRIHPAASRVNLLSEQTPAEFVAFDLLAIGEENLMDTPLAERRARLVELMKGIESPIHLTPLTDDITVARGWFDEWEGAGLDGIIAKDPASAYQPDKRVMAKIKHTRTADCVVAGYRTHKNDDEAIGSLLLGLYETDGSLSSIGVIGAFPAKRRKELYAELQPLVTDFENHPWSWAGEVAVTEGGARSPRKAEGSRWNNGKDLGFTPLRPELVVEITYDYLEGRRLRHTGQFSRWRPDRDPESCTFDQLDVPSTFDLNEILPAP, encoded by the coding sequence GTGCCTGTGACCCTGCCAGTGACGCCTCCGGTTAAACCCATGCTCGCCAAAGCGGTGAAGGAGATCCCGCCCGATCGGTTCTATGAGCCCAAGTGGGACGGGTTCCGGTCGATCGTGTTCGTCGATGGTGACGAGGTCGTGCTGGGCAGCCGCAACGAACGGCCGTTGACCCGCTATTTCCCCGAACTTGTCGCCCAGTTCGCGCGACAGTTCAAGATGCCGTGCGTGCTCGACGGTGAGATCGTCGTGCCCGGGGAAGGGCGTCGCCGGCTGGAATTCGAGTGGCTGCAGCAGCGGATCCACCCGGCGGCCAGTCGCGTGAACCTCCTGTCGGAGCAGACCCCGGCCGAGTTCGTGGCGTTCGACCTTCTGGCCATCGGGGAGGAGAACCTGATGGACACGCCCCTGGCCGAGCGGCGGGCGCGACTGGTCGAGCTGATGAAAGGCATCGAGTCCCCGATCCACCTCACTCCGCTGACCGACGACATCACCGTCGCCCGGGGCTGGTTCGACGAGTGGGAGGGCGCGGGCCTCGACGGGATCATCGCCAAGGACCCCGCGTCGGCGTACCAACCGGACAAACGCGTCATGGCCAAGATCAAACACACCCGCACGGCCGACTGCGTCGTGGCCGGCTATCGCACCCACAAGAACGATGACGAGGCGATCGGCTCGCTGCTGCTCGGGCTGTATGAGACCGACGGGAGCTTGTCCTCCATCGGCGTGATCGGCGCGTTCCCGGCGAAGCGACGCAAGGAGTTGTACGCCGAGTTGCAGCCCCTCGTCACCGACTTCGAGAACCACCCGTGGTCGTGGGCGGGGGAAGTGGCGGTCACCGAGGGCGGTGCCAGGTCGCCGCGCAAGGCCGAGGGGTCGCGCTGGAACAACGGGAAGGATCTGGGGTTCACTCCCCTGCGCCCGGAGCTGGTCGTCGAGATCACCTATGACTATCTGGAGGGCCGCCGGCTGCGGCATACGGGGCAGTTCTCGCGTTGGCGTCCCGATCGTGATCCCGAGTCGTGCACGTTCGATCAACTCGACGTGCCGTCGACTTTCGACCTGAACGAGATCCTGCCTGCTCCCTGA
- the thpR gene encoding RNA 2',3'-cyclic phosphodiesterase: MTIRVFAAAFPPAAVIEELEEYIAPRRESDRRLSWVWPEHWHLTTLFVDDCPERSLDPLLESLGDLAGRTPAFDIRLGGGGSFPDPFTARVLYLGVTLGAEPLRALAKHGRAAASTAGAAPDGTRFVPHLTLARTRTRFDATRWLGVLDSFGGFSWPATELTVIRSHLRQGPRNRSRYEVLAELPFAPTGTPQRPHCAHDNGNLASCRAGDYGAAHVLSP; the protein is encoded by the coding sequence ATGACGATTCGTGTGTTTGCCGCGGCCTTCCCGCCGGCGGCTGTGATCGAGGAACTGGAGGAATACATCGCACCACGTCGCGAGAGTGATCGGCGCCTGTCGTGGGTCTGGCCGGAACACTGGCACCTCACGACACTGTTCGTCGATGACTGCCCCGAGCGCAGCCTGGATCCGCTGCTCGAAAGCCTGGGCGATCTGGCCGGCCGGACGCCGGCTTTCGACATACGACTCGGCGGCGGGGGATCGTTCCCCGATCCATTCACCGCTCGGGTTCTCTATCTGGGCGTCACGCTCGGTGCCGAGCCTCTGCGGGCGCTGGCCAAGCACGGCCGCGCGGCCGCCAGCACCGCCGGCGCAGCTCCCGACGGGACCAGGTTCGTGCCGCACCTCACCCTCGCCCGCACCCGGACGCGTTTCGATGCCACGCGCTGGCTGGGCGTACTCGATTCATTCGGCGGCTTCAGCTGGCCCGCAACCGAACTGACCGTGATCCGCTCCCACCTGCGCCAGGGACCCCGCAACCGATCGCGCTATGAAGTCCTGGCCGAGCTGCCCTTCGCCCCGACGGGTACGCCCCAGCGCCCCCATTGCGCCCATGACAATGGGAATCTGGCATCCTGCCGCGCTGGTGACTACGGTGCTGCCCATGTCCTATCGCCCTGA
- a CDS encoding PLP-dependent transferase, producing the protein MSYRPETLAVHAGQEEPDSATNARAVPIYQTTSYVFDDSEHAADLFALKTPGNIYTRIMNPTTNVFETRINALEGGVGALATASGAAAITYAVLNLTYGGDNIVALSTLYGGTFALFAHTLPQYGIEVRFVDPEKPEELAQHVDEKTKLVFGETLCNPKINVIDLDAWSEASHALGLPFIVDNTAPSPMMCRPFEHGVDVVVHAATKYIGGHGTSMGGVIVDSGNFDWNAHADRFPGLTKPDGAYHGVVWTEAVGNLAYIIRARTVLLRNTGATLAPMNSWLLLQGLETLHLRMERHCSNAQKVAEFLNDHPDVAYVNYPGLPGSPYTEVADRMFNGTGYGGLVSFGLKAGREAGSKFVEALQLFSHLANIGDAKSLAIHNASTTHSQLTEEELVAAGVPADMVRLSIGIEHIDDIIGDLDQALKTVGAGGE; encoded by the coding sequence ATGTCCTATCGCCCTGAAACCCTGGCTGTGCATGCCGGCCAGGAAGAGCCCGACTCCGCAACGAACGCGCGGGCCGTCCCGATCTACCAGACCACCTCCTACGTCTTCGACGACTCCGAGCACGCGGCCGACCTCTTCGCCCTGAAGACACCCGGCAACATCTACACCCGCATCATGAACCCGACCACGAATGTGTTCGAGACGCGCATCAACGCGCTCGAGGGCGGCGTCGGGGCCCTCGCGACGGCGTCCGGTGCCGCGGCGATCACGTACGCCGTGCTCAACCTCACCTATGGCGGCGACAACATCGTCGCGCTGTCGACGCTCTACGGCGGCACGTTCGCGCTCTTCGCGCACACGCTCCCGCAATATGGCATCGAGGTCCGCTTCGTCGACCCGGAGAAGCCGGAAGAGCTCGCGCAGCACGTCGACGAGAAGACCAAGCTCGTCTTCGGCGAAACCCTGTGCAACCCGAAGATCAACGTGATCGACCTCGACGCGTGGTCGGAGGCGTCGCATGCGCTCGGCCTGCCGTTCATCGTGGACAACACCGCCCCGTCGCCGATGATGTGCCGTCCGTTCGAGCATGGCGTCGACGTGGTCGTGCATGCCGCGACGAAATACATCGGCGGCCACGGCACCAGCATGGGCGGCGTCATCGTCGACTCCGGCAACTTCGACTGGAACGCCCACGCCGATCGCTTCCCGGGCCTGACCAAGCCGGATGGGGCCTATCACGGTGTCGTCTGGACCGAGGCAGTCGGGAATCTGGCCTACATCATCCGGGCCCGGACCGTGCTGCTGCGCAACACCGGCGCGACGCTGGCCCCGATGAACTCGTGGCTGTTGCTGCAGGGCCTTGAGACCCTGCACCTGCGCATGGAGCGCCACTGCAGCAACGCCCAGAAGGTCGCCGAGTTCCTCAACGACCACCCGGATGTGGCCTATGTGAACTATCCGGGCCTGCCCGGCAGCCCCTACACCGAGGTCGCCGATCGCATGTTCAACGGCACCGGCTATGGCGGTCTGGTCTCGTTCGGCCTCAAGGCCGGTCGCGAGGCTGGCTCGAAGTTCGTCGAGGCGCTGCAGCTGTTCTCGCATCTCGCGAACATCGGCGATGCGAAGTCGCTCGCGATCCACAACGCGTCGACGACCCACAGCCAGCTGACCGAGGAAGAACTGGTCGCCGCCGGCGTACCCGCCGACATGGTCCGCCTCTCGATCGGCATCGAGCACATCGACGACATCATCGGCGACTTGGACCAGGCGCTCAAGACCGTGGGCGCCGGGGGAGAATGA
- a CDS encoding homoserine O-acetyltransferase: MTSGSTLGPVIGPGVGTVETRQVRLFDASHPLTLASGATLAEVDVAYETYGTLNDSGDNAVFICHALTGDAHAAGLHEGAHKPGWWDNIIGPGRPIDTDHLFVVCANLLGGCQGTTGPASINPATDVSYGIDFPLLQVKDFVTVHRALLAHLGVRQLLAAFGGSLGGMQVLEWALSYPEDMTHAVIIAASSRLTAQNIAFSAVAREAIKRDPGFKAGRYLDEGTNPDYGLSIARMMAHITYLSEEGLAEKFGRRFQDSENPRHGFGADFAVESYLHHQGEAFLGRFDALSYLYLTRVMDYFDPFNGVDENAPGDTFAAVEAAGTKFCVLSFDTDWRFDTGHSRRITHVLERGRLPVTFREIPSVWGHDSFLLPIPAYHDTIRAFLERAREERL; encoded by the coding sequence GTGACTTCTGGATCCACCCTCGGGCCCGTCATCGGCCCGGGGGTGGGCACGGTCGAGACCAGGCAGGTGCGCCTGTTCGATGCGTCCCACCCCCTCACCCTTGCCAGCGGCGCGACCCTTGCCGAGGTCGATGTCGCCTACGAGACCTACGGCACCCTCAACGACTCGGGTGACAACGCCGTCTTCATCTGTCATGCCCTGACCGGCGACGCCCATGCCGCGGGTCTGCACGAGGGTGCCCACAAGCCCGGCTGGTGGGACAACATCATCGGCCCGGGGCGGCCGATCGACACCGATCACCTGTTCGTCGTCTGCGCCAATCTCCTCGGCGGCTGTCAGGGCACCACCGGCCCGGCATCGATCAACCCGGCCACCGACGTGTCCTACGGCATCGACTTCCCCCTCCTGCAGGTCAAGGATTTCGTCACCGTGCATCGCGCGTTGCTGGCGCACCTGGGCGTACGCCAGCTCTTGGCCGCCTTCGGGGGATCGCTCGGCGGGATGCAGGTGCTGGAGTGGGCGCTGTCCTATCCCGAGGACATGACCCACGCCGTCATCATCGCCGCCTCGAGTCGCCTGACCGCCCAGAACATTGCGTTCTCGGCCGTGGCCCGCGAGGCGATCAAGCGCGACCCGGGGTTCAAGGCTGGCCGCTATCTCGACGAAGGCACCAACCCGGACTACGGCCTGTCGATCGCGCGGATGATGGCCCACATCACCTATCTGTCGGAGGAGGGACTCGCCGAGAAGTTCGGTCGCCGGTTCCAGGACTCCGAGAACCCGCGCCACGGCTTCGGTGCCGACTTCGCGGTGGAGAGCTATCTGCACCATCAGGGCGAGGCCTTCCTCGGCCGCTTCGACGCGCTGTCGTATCTCTACCTGACCCGGGTCATGGACTATTTCGACCCGTTCAACGGGGTCGACGAGAACGCGCCGGGGGACACCTTCGCGGCGGTGGAGGCGGCCGGCACCAAGTTCTGTGTCCTGTCCTTCGACACCGACTGGCGCTTCGACACCGGGCACTCCCGCCGGATCACGCACGTCCTGGAGCGGGGGAGACTCCCCGTGACGTTCCGCGAGATTCCCTCGGTGTGGGGCCATGATTCTTTCCTGCTGCCGATTCCGGCCTATCACGACACGATCCGGGCTTTCCTGGAGCGAGCCAGGGAGGAACGACTGTGA
- the metW gene encoding methionine biosynthesis protein MetW, with protein MTTRRWPDENAGPGAFLRADLALVADLIPEGSRVLDLGCGSGSLLAYLIDHKGCTGTGVDSDHENVIKAMRRGLSIIDLDIEAGLPDFADNTYDTVVMSRTLQAIRQPRRLLEEMGRVGERVIVSVPNFGLWRNRLSVIRGHMPISKDLPHTWYDSPNVRYTTLTDLEAFFAAFGFEIEQRIPLVESWRPLRRGVRFANLLAGSAVYVLRRR; from the coding sequence GTGACGACGCGGCGTTGGCCCGATGAAAACGCCGGCCCCGGGGCTTTCCTGCGCGCCGACCTCGCCCTCGTGGCCGACCTGATTCCGGAGGGTTCCCGCGTACTCGATCTCGGCTGTGGCTCCGGGTCCCTCCTGGCCTATCTGATCGACCACAAGGGCTGCACCGGCACCGGCGTCGACAGCGACCACGAGAACGTCATCAAGGCGATGCGGCGCGGGCTGTCGATCATCGACCTCGACATCGAGGCCGGGCTGCCCGACTTCGCCGACAACACCTACGACACCGTCGTCATGTCCCGCACGCTGCAGGCGATCCGCCAGCCGCGGAGGCTCCTCGAGGAGATGGGCCGCGTGGGGGAGCGGGTCATCGTGTCGGTCCCCAACTTCGGGCTCTGGCGCAACCGGCTGTCGGTCATCCGCGGCCACATGCCTATCTCGAAGGACCTTCCCCATACCTGGTACGACAGCCCGAACGTCCGCTACACCACCCTCACCGACCTGGAAGCCTTCTTCGCGGCGTTCGGGTTCGAGATCGAGCAACGGATCCCGCTGGTGGAGTCCTGGCGACCGCTGCGCCGGGGCGTACGCTTCGCCAACCTGCTGGCCGGCTCCGCGGTCTACGTGTTGCGGAGACGCTGA
- a CDS encoding DUF2975 domain-containing protein, whose product MPTTRSFLAPSRGDFLFARLLVIVVALALTIGAVATLWPSGPLEFTASLQDPGPAYAAGATAPGASATYAPEVVWTLTDPSIGERLLAGLPALFLLVVGLVAAWLVWKLISAAQSGEPFTRTTVRYSRALAALVLIGAAIWPFLLMGVQFALVTRVQSEPSVLMWFTGFDFLPIVIGALLVILTEVYARGLDLRDDVEGLV is encoded by the coding sequence ATGCCCACCACCCGGAGTTTCCTGGCCCCCTCCCGGGGCGACTTCCTGTTCGCCCGCCTGCTCGTCATCGTCGTCGCTCTCGCCCTCACCATCGGAGCCGTCGCCACCCTCTGGCCGAGCGGCCCGCTCGAGTTCACCGCCTCGCTGCAGGATCCCGGCCCCGCGTACGCCGCAGGGGCCACTGCGCCCGGCGCCTCGGCCACCTATGCGCCCGAGGTGGTCTGGACCCTGACCGATCCGAGCATTGGTGAGCGCCTCCTTGCCGGCCTGCCAGCCCTGTTCCTCCTTGTGGTCGGCCTCGTCGCCGCCTGGCTCGTCTGGAAACTGATCTCCGCCGCACAATCGGGGGAGCCCTTCACCCGCACGACCGTGCGCTACTCCCGCGCACTGGCGGCGCTGGTGCTGATCGGAGCAGCCATCTGGCCGTTCCTGCTGATGGGCGTGCAGTTCGCGCTGGTGACCCGTGTGCAGTCGGAGCCATCGGTGCTCATGTGGTTCACGGGCTTCGATTTCCTGCCCATCGTGATCGGCGCGCTGCTGGTCATCCTCACGGAGGTGTACGCCCGCGGACTCGACCTGCGCGACGATGTGGAAGGTCTCGTCTGA
- a CDS encoding helix-turn-helix domain-containing protein, with product MPVEEPHRVVCHLDELLEARGMTLTALSERVGVSLVNLSVLKNNRAKAVRFATLTAICAVLDCTVGELFTIAPGE from the coding sequence ATGCCCGTCGAGGAGCCCCATCGCGTGGTCTGCCACCTGGATGAGCTGCTGGAGGCTCGCGGCATGACGCTCACCGCCCTCAGCGAGCGGGTCGGAGTGTCCCTCGTCAATCTCTCCGTGCTCAAGAACAACCGCGCCAAGGCCGTCCGGTTCGCGACCCTGACCGCCATCTGTGCCGTCCTCGACTGCACCGTGGGGGAGTTGTTCACGATCGCTCCCGGCGAGTGA
- a CDS encoding HNH endonuclease: protein MSGVLVLNTDNTALHTVSIKHAIGMLVREVAIVEEAKEGHAIGPYPWPIVLRLVRYVKTAFLYARAPGWTKRGVLKRDRHTCAYCGGYANTVDHLVPQSRGGPNSWLNTVSACSPCNLTKADRTPDEAGMRLLFKAYAPSRAELALR from the coding sequence ATGAGCGGAGTTCTGGTTCTCAACACCGACAACACGGCCTTGCACACCGTGTCGATCAAGCACGCGATCGGCATGCTGGTCCGTGAGGTCGCCATCGTCGAGGAGGCGAAGGAAGGCCACGCGATCGGCCCCTACCCCTGGCCCATCGTGCTCCGACTGGTCCGCTATGTGAAGACCGCCTTCCTGTACGCCCGGGCGCCGGGCTGGACCAAGCGGGGAGTCCTCAAGCGGGACCGGCACACCTGCGCCTACTGCGGTGGGTACGCCAATACGGTCGACCACCTCGTGCCCCAGTCCCGGGGCGGCCCGAACTCGTGGCTCAACACGGTCTCCGCCTGCAGTCCGTGCAACCTCACGAAGGCCGACCGGACTCCGGACGAGGCAGGCATGCGGCTCCTCTTCAAGGCGTACGCCCCGTCCCGCGCGGAGCTGGCGTTGCGTTGA
- a CDS encoding PadR family transcriptional regulator codes for MSLNQVLLGILSDGPATGYQLRQVIDRDLVGLWRADQSQIYRSLTSLVRDGLVSRSTIVQTDRPSQHPHTITEAGKAELRDWLAEIPESVPPARDPLLLRVWFLGQVDPDLARRTLAVRRKDLVALEAELATQAHGEWPRSSDPTDALRYAARAHRLAHIRTDVAWIDATDRLLASLNAPNPAANSESERRDKG; via the coding sequence GTGTCGTTGAATCAGGTGCTTCTCGGGATCCTCTCCGACGGTCCCGCCACCGGCTATCAGCTCAGGCAGGTCATCGACCGCGATCTGGTCGGGCTGTGGCGAGCGGACCAGTCCCAGATCTATCGCTCACTCACGTCGCTGGTGCGTGATGGCCTGGTGTCCCGGTCGACCATCGTGCAGACAGACCGACCCTCGCAGCACCCCCACACCATCACCGAGGCCGGAAAGGCAGAACTCCGAGACTGGCTCGCGGAAATCCCCGAGTCCGTCCCCCCGGCCCGCGATCCGCTGTTGCTGCGCGTCTGGTTCCTGGGCCAGGTGGATCCAGATCTGGCCCGGCGTACGCTCGCGGTCCGCCGGAAGGACCTCGTCGCGCTCGAAGCCGAACTGGCCACGCAGGCCCACGGGGAGTGGCCCCGGAGCAGCGATCCGACCGACGCCCTGCGCTATGCGGCCCGGGCGCACCGTCTGGCCCATATCCGGACCGATGTGGCCTGGATCGACGCCACCGACCGTCTGCTCGCCTCTCTCAATGCGCCAAATCCTGCGGCGAATTCCGAGTCCGAGCGTCGTGACAAGGGCTGA